In Sphaerodactylus townsendi isolate TG3544 linkage group LG13, MPM_Stown_v2.3, whole genome shotgun sequence, one DNA window encodes the following:
- the MMP17 gene encoding matrix metalloproteinase-17 produces the protein MKTPRCSLPDLSESEARRKRHAQAVTKWNKRNLSWRVRTFPKESHLGHDTVRALMYYALKVWSDITPLNFHEVAGSNADIQIDFSKSDHNDGYPFDGPGGTVAHAFFPGEHHTAGDTHFDDDEYWTFRSADTNGMDLFAVAVHEFGHAIGLSHISAIESIMRPYYQGPVGDPLKYDLPYEDKVRIWQLYGVRESVSPTAKPEATKEDDHPFLPDLPENRSSTPLRRDVPNRCSTHFDAVAQIRGEAFFFKGKYFWRLTRNKHLVSLQPAQIHRFWRGLPLNLDSVDAVYERTNDHKIVFFKGDRYWVFKDNNVEEGYPRPISDFGLPLGGIDAAFSWAHNDKAYFFKDNLYWSYSDRERRMDPGYPSEDILWKGIPSNLDDATRWSDGSIYFFKGKEYWKILDSSLQAEPGYPQSIARDWLVCGDMQSDAPEPAESTRTGVRSKQGHHDESRSESEVCSCTSSSSGPLWSCSVLGLSTGLVFASLWTAVLATGPL, from the exons AGTCCGCACCTTTCCCAAGGAATCTCACCTGGGCCATGACACCGTCCGGGCCCTCATGTACTACGCCCTGAAGGTGTGGAGTGACATCACGCCGCTGAATTTCCATGAAGTGGCAGGCAGCAATGCCGACATACAAATAGACTTCTCCAAATCGGATCATAATGATGGATACCCCTTTGACGGCCCGGGTGGCACAGTGGCTCATGCCTTCTTCCCGGGGGAGCATCACACCGCTGGAGACACCCACTTTGACGATGACGAATATTGGACTTTCCGATCAGCAG ATACCAACGGAATGGACCTATTTGCTGTCGCAGTCCATGAATTCGGCCATGCCATTGGCTTAAGCCACATctctgccatagagtccattatGAGGCCATATTACCAGGGGCCTGTGGGGGATCCCTTGAAATACGACCTGCCTTATGAAGACAAAGTTCGGATCTGGCAACTGTATG GGGTCCGGGAGTCTGTGTCTCCAACAGCCAAACCCGAAGCCACAAAAGAGGACGACCACCCGTTCCTGCCTGACTTGCCGGAGAATCGGTCCTCCACCCC GCTCCGAAGAGACGTGCCCAACAGATGCAGCACGCATTTTGATGCAGTGGCTCAGATCAGAGGAGAGGCCTTCTTTTTCAAAG GCAAATACTTCTGGAGACTGACCCGCAACAAGCATTTGGTCTCCCTCCAGCCAGCCCAGATCCACCGTTTCTGGCGGGGCTTGCCTCTAAACCTGGACAGCGTGGACGCTGTTTACGAAAGGACCAACGACCATAAGATCGTGTTCTTCAAAG GAGACAGATACTGGGTGTTCAAAGACAATAACGTGGAGGAAGGCTACCCTCGGCCAATCTCGGATTTTGGCTTGCCGCTGGGAGGCATCGACGCCGCGTTTTCCTGGGCCCACAATGACAAGGCTTATTTCTTTAAGGATAATCTGTACTGGAGCTACAGTGACCGCGAGCGGCGAATGGACCCCGGCTATCCTTCAGAGGACATCCTGTGGAAAGGGATTCCCAGCAACTTGGATGATGCCACGCGGTGGTCAGACG GGTCTATCTACTTTTTCAAGGGCAAGGAATACTGGAAAATATTGGACAGCAGCCTTCAAGCGGAGCCCGGTTACCCACAATCCATTGCGAGGGACTGGCTGGTGTGCGGTGACATGCAATCGGATGCGCCTGAGCCGGCCGAGAGCACCAGGACTGGGGTGCGTTCCAAGCAAGGGCACCACGACGAGAGTCGTTCCGAGAGCGAGGTGTGCTCatgcacctcctcctcctccggcccGCTCTGGTCGTGCTCAGTGCTCGGACTCTCCACAGGCCTCGTCTTTGCTAGCCTTTGGACAGCGGTTTTGGCCACTGGGCCACTATGA